From Xanthocytophaga agilis, one genomic window encodes:
- a CDS encoding oxidoreductase produces MKKNVLVTGASAGIGKATAIYLAQNGYNVYGAARRMEKMQELTTYGIQPIALDLTEEESIQTCVEHIFKEAGSIDVLVNNAGFGSEGAIEDVTMQEAKSQMEVNVFGAMHLTQLVLPKMRENRYGKIVNISSVGGRIALPLSGWYHASKFAIEALSDSMRMEVKPFGIDVIVIEPGGIKSEWGEIAMQSLVRVSGNSAYKEMVKGAEKGYKRTENNNSEPIVIARLIKKAIEANKPKTRYAGGSMAKPLLFLRSILSDKMLERLILSQIK; encoded by the coding sequence ATGAAAAAAAATGTTTTAGTTACAGGCGCTTCGGCAGGAATTGGCAAAGCAACCGCAATTTATCTGGCACAAAATGGCTACAATGTGTACGGTGCTGCACGTAGAATGGAAAAAATGCAAGAACTCACAACCTACGGGATCCAACCGATTGCATTGGACCTTACTGAAGAGGAAAGTATTCAGACTTGTGTTGAACATATTTTCAAAGAAGCAGGTAGCATTGATGTATTGGTAAACAATGCAGGTTTCGGTTCGGAAGGTGCCATTGAAGACGTGACAATGCAGGAAGCAAAGTCTCAAATGGAAGTAAACGTATTTGGGGCAATGCATTTAACTCAATTAGTTTTACCGAAAATGCGAGAAAACAGATACGGTAAAATCGTAAACATTTCTTCCGTTGGCGGAAGAATTGCTTTGCCACTGAGCGGGTGGTATCACGCAAGTAAGTTTGCCATTGAAGCCTTGAGTGACTCGATGCGAATGGAAGTAAAACCATTCGGTATAGACGTAATTGTTATTGAACCGGGCGGAATAAAATCAGAATGGGGTGAGATCGCCATGCAAAGTTTGGTTCGTGTTTCAGGAAACTCTGCCTACAAAGAAATGGTCAAAGGAGCAGAAAAAGGGTATAAACGAACAGAAAACAACAACTCCGAACCTATTGTAATTGCAAGACTGATTAAAAAAGCAATTGAAGCAAACAAGCCAAAAACACGCTATGCTGGTGGTTCGATGGCAAAACCGTTGTTATTTTTACGGAGTATTTTGTCTGATAAAATGTTAGAGAGATTAATATTGAGCCAAATAAAATAA
- a CDS encoding SDR family oxidoreductase, with amino-acid sequence MKKLEMITRRKAISGLGAGLATAMTPGLAVGQMPHTESTAQLEDPIQKYPRPPFKSQTQPWPGLASKMDPKPDHGEASYKGSGRLKGRKALITGGDSGMGRAAAIAYAREGADVAINYLPSEEADAQEVIALIKKEGRKAIAIPGDLREEAFCKKLVNEAVNGLGGLDIVVSNAARQQAVASILDISTEQFDWTMKTNIYAPFWIIKAALPHLKPGSVIIGTSSEQATNPSADLYDYAQTKAATTNFVRSLAKQLSPKGIRVNGVAPGPIWTPLQVSGGATQEKLQKFGGDTPMGRPGQPAELASIYVQLAASDATYATGQIYGAAGGGGLP; translated from the coding sequence ATGAAAAAATTAGAAATGATTACCCGGCGCAAGGCCATCAGTGGTTTAGGTGCCGGTTTGGCCACTGCCATGACACCCGGATTGGCAGTTGGCCAAATGCCTCATACAGAGTCGACTGCTCAACTGGAAGATCCGATCCAGAAGTATCCCAGGCCTCCTTTCAAATCACAGACACAACCCTGGCCAGGGCTAGCCAGCAAAATGGACCCCAAGCCAGACCATGGAGAAGCGAGCTACAAAGGTTCTGGTCGTCTGAAAGGCCGTAAGGCTCTTATTACAGGTGGCGATTCAGGAATGGGCAGGGCAGCCGCTATTGCATATGCGCGCGAAGGAGCCGATGTGGCTATCAATTATCTGCCCTCTGAAGAGGCTGATGCCCAGGAAGTAATTGCTTTGATCAAAAAAGAAGGCCGCAAAGCCATTGCTATTCCAGGAGATCTTCGTGAGGAAGCTTTTTGCAAAAAACTGGTAAATGAGGCAGTCAATGGCTTGGGCGGTCTGGATATTGTAGTGAGCAATGCCGCCCGCCAGCAAGCAGTGGCATCTATTCTGGATATATCCACTGAACAGTTTGACTGGACGATGAAAACCAATATCTATGCTCCCTTCTGGATCATTAAAGCAGCCTTGCCTCATCTCAAACCCGGATCAGTTATCATTGGCACTTCCTCAGAACAAGCTACCAACCCTTCTGCAGACTTATATGATTATGCACAGACCAAGGCGGCTACTACCAATTTTGTTCGTTCACTGGCAAAACAACTCAGTCCAAAGGGCATTCGTGTGAATGGAGTAGCACCGGGTCCTATCTGGACACCTTTGCAGGTGAGTGGTGGAGCTACCCAGGAGAAGCTTCAGAAGTTTGGAGGGGATACACCAATGGGCAGACCAGGTCAGCCCGCCGAGCTGGCTTCGATTTATGTACAACTGGCTGCCAGTGATGCCACTTATGCTACCGGACAAATCTATGGTGCAGCCGGTGGAGGAGGACTCCCTTAG
- a CDS encoding TonB-dependent receptor: MIKSLRIFWRKSFCFFLLSGLAIQAFPIQSALANHTAPQSILSDITLIHVVEWPVDIPIVDIPIVDIPIKGKVRGSDGQGLPGVTVLVKGSTTGVSTDVNGNYSIQVEGPETILVFTAVGYLKEEVTVGSQTSIDINLVEDIQTLTEAVVVGYGTQEKKDVTGAISAVKGTEIENLPSGGAQQALQGRAAGVNVIRNGGAPGNAGSIRIRGIGTVNNADPLIIIDGVPAGSMNDVNPNDIESMDILKDASSSAIYGTRAANGVVIITTKRGKTGQKLRFTLNGYSGISNRIKTIDVLDAPTLAQLKRERYTNDGLAINPIWENAAYQTQQTNWQTEILQQGTTSNVDLSMAGGGEKSSFFLSGGYYDEQGMIRKSYYTRYTFRINSDHKISDRFKIGQSLQFTNQKDNAPNTLSAQDGLLWSAIRFHPGLPVEKADGSYSTSQISSEFGDINNPVFTIDTQDKNSVRNRILGSINGEFELLPGLKAKANFALDGTITDKREFNIIVNDQIRTNSRNSLTVSNEKYYAFLQEYFLSFDKQLASHTLSLVGGYTSQTFNDVYNRSQGKDFLDESPDMRYLRAAQAITEVYGTRDYDALQSVFARGNYAFKDRYLATVTFRADGSSKFAKGKKWGYFPAFSLGWRISSEPFFQNLTSTISNLKITGGWGQLGNQAVDALQYLALITSGYRYSFGGQNTTGAAQSRIPNPNIGWETAEMTNVGLEAGFLQNRLLATVNYFIKDTKKMLLPPPSLGSNGRATIPDQNVGQLRNLGLELELVYRGKVGELSYSLSGNASFIKNELTRLFNGNFLSAQTYGRTGQEITRSYEGHPYGTFYGWKTNGLYQNQSEIDNDPSIANDNRREQELIQPGDVRFVDQNADGIIDDRDRTIIGNPQPKVNYGLNASLSYKGFDLTLFFLGVGGAQIYNADRMQGIDPTYPFNMYVETINRWHGEGTSNSIPRMSTKRDNLNYRTSDLFVENGSFLRLKNISLGYTLPKAILDLLHISQARIYVTGQNIFTITPYSGMNPELGFADGNRSQGQFAQQNVDYAQYPQARTFTIGASVSF, translated from the coding sequence ATGATCAAATCCTTACGAATTTTTTGGAGGAAGTCGTTTTGTTTTTTTCTGTTGTCCGGGCTGGCAATTCAGGCCTTCCCCATCCAGTCAGCTCTGGCAAATCATACGGCACCACAGTCTATTCTGAGTGATATCACTCTTATACATGTAGTGGAGTGGCCAGTTGATATTCCAATTGTTGATATTCCAATCGTTGATATCCCCATCAAAGGGAAAGTTAGAGGAAGTGATGGACAAGGTTTACCCGGTGTGACCGTGCTTGTCAAAGGCTCCACCACAGGCGTTTCTACCGATGTCAATGGCAATTATTCCATACAGGTTGAAGGTCCGGAAACTATTCTTGTTTTTACAGCTGTGGGATATCTGAAGGAGGAAGTCACAGTTGGGAGCCAAACAAGTATAGACATTAATCTGGTTGAAGACATACAAACACTGACAGAAGCAGTGGTAGTAGGTTATGGGACTCAGGAGAAAAAAGATGTAACAGGCGCTATTTCGGCTGTCAAAGGTACTGAGATTGAAAATCTTCCATCCGGTGGAGCACAACAGGCCCTTCAGGGGCGAGCAGCTGGCGTGAATGTTATCCGCAACGGGGGCGCTCCGGGTAATGCGGGCTCTATACGCATCAGAGGCATAGGAACAGTTAACAATGCTGATCCGCTGATTATCATCGACGGAGTCCCTGCCGGCAGCATGAATGACGTTAACCCCAACGACATTGAATCGATGGATATCCTCAAAGATGCCTCTTCTTCGGCTATCTATGGGACCCGTGCTGCAAACGGAGTAGTTATTATTACAACCAAGCGGGGCAAAACAGGACAAAAACTCCGTTTTACACTCAATGGGTATTCGGGTATATCCAACCGTATCAAGACAATTGATGTGCTGGATGCCCCTACACTGGCTCAGTTAAAGCGGGAGCGATATACCAACGACGGATTAGCTATTAATCCAATCTGGGAGAATGCTGCCTATCAGACGCAGCAAACCAACTGGCAGACAGAGATCCTGCAACAGGGTACTACCTCCAATGTTGATCTGTCTATGGCCGGAGGAGGAGAGAAATCTTCGTTTTTTCTTTCCGGAGGATATTATGATGAACAAGGGATGATTCGCAAATCCTACTATACCCGCTATACCTTCCGTATCAACTCCGATCACAAGATCAGCGATCGGTTTAAAATTGGCCAGAGTCTGCAGTTTACCAACCAGAAAGACAATGCGCCTAATACCTTATCAGCCCAGGATGGATTGTTATGGAGTGCCATCCGTTTCCATCCGGGTCTACCTGTAGAAAAAGCGGATGGAAGTTATAGTACCTCTCAGATCAGCTCGGAATTTGGCGATATTAACAATCCTGTCTTTACCATAGATACACAGGACAAAAATTCTGTTCGCAACCGCATTCTGGGAAGTATAAACGGAGAGTTTGAGCTATTACCAGGCCTGAAAGCCAAAGCCAACTTTGCCCTGGATGGTACCATTACTGACAAACGTGAATTTAACATTATTGTCAATGATCAGATTCGTACAAACTCGCGCAATTCGCTCACAGTCAGCAATGAAAAATACTATGCCTTTTTGCAGGAATATTTTCTTTCGTTTGACAAACAGCTTGCTTCCCATACACTCTCTCTGGTAGGTGGGTATACCTCACAGACGTTTAATGATGTCTATAACCGCTCACAAGGCAAAGACTTTCTGGATGAATCACCTGATATGCGCTATCTGCGTGCCGCCCAGGCAATTACAGAAGTTTATGGAACACGCGATTATGATGCATTGCAATCTGTCTTTGCCAGAGGTAATTATGCATTTAAAGATCGCTATCTGGCAACAGTTACCTTCCGGGCAGATGGATCTTCCAAATTTGCCAAAGGAAAAAAGTGGGGGTACTTTCCTGCTTTCTCACTGGGATGGCGTATTTCGAGTGAACCCTTTTTTCAGAACCTGACCTCGACCATTAGTAACCTCAAAATCACCGGAGGATGGGGGCAATTAGGTAATCAGGCCGTGGATGCGTTGCAATACCTGGCGCTGATTACTTCAGGCTACCGCTATTCATTTGGGGGACAGAACACAACAGGTGCTGCTCAAAGCCGGATTCCGAACCCTAATATTGGCTGGGAAACGGCTGAAATGACAAACGTTGGATTAGAAGCCGGATTTCTGCAAAATCGCCTTTTAGCTACAGTAAACTATTTTATCAAAGATACCAAGAAAATGCTTCTGCCTCCTCCTTCATTAGGATCCAATGGTAGAGCGACTATCCCGGATCAGAACGTAGGCCAGTTGCGTAATCTGGGTCTGGAACTCGAACTGGTATATCGTGGTAAGGTCGGAGAGCTTAGTTATTCATTAAGTGGCAATGCTTCCTTTATCAAAAATGAGCTGACCCGCCTTTTTAACGGGAACTTCCTTTCTGCACAAACCTATGGCAGAACAGGCCAGGAAATCACCCGTAGCTATGAAGGACATCCCTATGGTACCTTTTATGGCTGGAAAACAAACGGGCTCTATCAGAATCAATCTGAAATTGACAATGATCCCAGTATTGCCAATGATAATCGGCGGGAACAGGAACTAATTCAACCAGGTGATGTACGGTTTGTGGACCAGAATGCAGATGGCATTATTGATGATAGGGACCGCACCATTATTGGCAATCCACAACCGAAGGTAAACTATGGCCTCAATGCGAGTCTAAGCTACAAAGGCTTTGATCTGACACTTTTCTTTCTGGGAGTGGGTGGCGCACAGATTTACAATGCCGACAGGATGCAGGGAATTGATCCTACTTATCCGTTTAATATGTATGTGGAAACAATCAATCGCTGGCATGGGGAAGGTACCAGCAACTCTATTCCCCGTATGAGTACCAAACGTGATAACCTGAACTACCGGACATCTGATCTGTTTGTAGAAAATGGTTCGTTTTTGCGGCTAAAAAATATTTCACTCGGGTATACTCTTCCAAAGGCCATTCTGGATCTGCTGCATATTTCTCAGGCGAGGATCTATGTAACTGGTCAGAATATCTTTACCATTACCCCTTATTCGGGTATGAATCCGGAACTGGGCTTTGCTGATGGAAACCGTTCGCAGGGACAATTTGCCCAGCAGAACGTGGACTATGCGCAATATCCGCAGGCCCGTACCTTTACTATCGGAGCCAGTGTTTCCTTTTAA
- a CDS encoding AraC family transcriptional regulator, with product MESSLILQHNMVYSCSYQKIKSTEHYFPEHALGIMLSGESLYFTNQSTFVMKEEAICLMRRNQLFKKLKNLGPNGEPIALISLFLDQKSLKQYAAENNITKQSAYKGTPMIDLTGNVFLKGFFDSLLPYIDSPKKLTAKIAELKTCEAIELLLQTGSVFQNFLFDFSEPHKIDLEAYMNHNYKYNIPLSSFAKLTGRSLSTFKRDFTKLFETTPEKWLQQKRLEQAHFLISKKGQRPSEVYLEVGFENLSHFSFAFKKQFGYVPTELTKTG from the coding sequence ATGGAAAGCAGCTTGATTCTTCAGCATAATATGGTGTATTCCTGTAGTTATCAAAAAATAAAGAGCACTGAACATTACTTTCCTGAACACGCTTTAGGAATAATGCTTTCGGGTGAATCACTCTATTTTACAAACCAGAGCACATTTGTAATGAAAGAAGAAGCAATTTGTTTAATGCGCAGAAATCAGTTATTCAAAAAATTGAAGAACCTTGGTCCGAATGGTGAACCCATCGCGTTAATCAGCCTGTTTCTTGACCAAAAATCTTTGAAGCAATACGCAGCCGAAAATAATATTACAAAACAAAGTGCCTATAAAGGGACACCTATGATTGATCTGACGGGAAATGTGTTTTTGAAAGGTTTCTTTGACTCATTGCTGCCCTATATAGATAGTCCCAAGAAACTTACTGCAAAGATTGCCGAACTTAAAACCTGTGAAGCCATTGAGTTACTGCTTCAAACAGGGAGTGTATTTCAAAATTTTCTGTTTGACTTCAGCGAGCCTCATAAGATAGATTTGGAAGCATATATGAACCATAATTACAAATATAACATTCCCCTCTCATCGTTTGCCAAACTCACCGGTCGTAGTCTTTCCACATTTAAAAGGGATTTTACAAAGCTATTTGAAACAACACCCGAAAAGTGGTTACAACAAAAGCGTTTGGAGCAAGCCCATTTTTTGATTTCAAAGAAAGGCCAACGTCCCTCAGAAGTGTATTTAGAAGTTGGTTTTGAAAACCTGTCCCACTTTTCATTCGCTTTCAAAAAGCAATTTGGTTATGTACCGACGGAGCTAACAAAGACAGGATAA
- a CDS encoding response regulator transcription factor: protein MNQSKITPKGYKVLAVDDNEEITELLEYTLSKEGYQVKTTWDGSTAIPLAQSFLPDLILLDISMPIMDGIEAGHLLKQIPTLEDTLLVYLTARIEEYAEVAAFDIGADDYVVKPIKPRALVSRLKALFKHKSAQEQITSELHIADLKIDSHSYTITYHTNVVQLPKKEFELLHFLAQHKGMLFTREQLLTYVWGTGTHITPRTVDVHIRKIRERIQVDYIKTIKGIGYKFDPEPENN, encoded by the coding sequence ATGAATCAGTCAAAGATTACACCAAAAGGGTACAAAGTACTTGCGGTGGATGATAATGAAGAAATTACTGAACTGCTTGAATATACGTTAAGTAAGGAAGGCTACCAGGTCAAAACTACCTGGGATGGTTCAACGGCGATTCCACTGGCACAGTCCTTTCTTCCGGATCTGATCCTGCTTGATATTTCGATGCCTATCATGGATGGAATTGAAGCCGGACATCTCCTCAAACAAATACCCACACTTGAAGATACCCTTTTGGTTTATTTAACAGCCCGTATAGAAGAATATGCTGAGGTAGCTGCGTTTGACATTGGCGCAGATGATTATGTGGTAAAACCCATTAAACCACGAGCGCTCGTGAGTCGTTTGAAAGCTTTATTCAAGCATAAAAGCGCACAGGAGCAAATAACAAGTGAGTTGCACATAGCTGATCTGAAAATTGATAGTCACAGCTATACCATTACTTATCATACTAATGTCGTCCAGTTACCGAAAAAAGAATTTGAACTATTGCATTTCTTAGCTCAACATAAGGGGATGCTATTTACGCGTGAACAGTTGTTAACCTATGTTTGGGGGACAGGTACGCATATTACTCCACGTACAGTAGATGTGCACATTCGGAAAATCCGGGAACGTATACAGGTCGATTACATTAAAACCATAAAAGGAATTGGTTATAAATTTGATCCTGAACCCGAAAATAACTAA